The following proteins are encoded in a genomic region of Chryseobacterium cucumeris:
- a CDS encoding T9SS type A sorting domain-containing protein gives MKKYYSVAILLSSTCILAQQTISFEPNEGFNTGDINGQAGWISTPTGGIPQNVTHQTISMDKASDGSRSLRIVKENTYGTQNDPIIGGFYNLPAPLASNNFSVSFDINMSQFNGSDFGFQGVNSIDDQSVVRLDFEKTGSVKILNTVSGIQNLISLPSIWIPNTWFRLKIVGSATDVRYYLNNVLIYTGTAANSLNIDQLRFVHNNSLGLAYIDHIKINSELGVMAVHDSKENTKEIAVYPNPAHDFININTVAKVKSIDLYDETGKLIKTEINNNKIEVKGLSAGIYSVNVKTEGGNFTEKVIIR, from the coding sequence ATGAAAAAATACTACTCAGTTGCAATTTTGCTATCGTCAACATGCATTTTAGCCCAGCAGACCATTTCCTTTGAGCCTAATGAAGGATTTAACACCGGAGATATCAATGGTCAGGCAGGCTGGATCAGTACCCCCACAGGAGGTATACCGCAAAATGTTACCCATCAGACCATCAGCATGGATAAAGCCAGTGATGGTAGCCGTTCCCTTAGAATCGTAAAAGAAAATACATATGGAACTCAGAATGATCCGATCATAGGAGGGTTTTATAATCTTCCGGCACCGTTGGCTTCCAACAATTTTTCTGTATCATTCGATATCAACATGTCGCAGTTCAACGGCTCTGATTTTGGTTTTCAGGGCGTAAACAGTATTGATGACCAGTCTGTGGTGAGATTGGATTTTGAAAAAACAGGATCGGTAAAGATTTTAAACACGGTTTCAGGTATACAGAATCTGATTTCCCTGCCTTCAATCTGGATACCTAACACCTGGTTTCGGTTAAAAATAGTAGGAAGTGCCACAGATGTGCGGTATTACCTTAATAATGTGCTGATCTACACTGGAACAGCCGCCAATTCTTTAAATATAGACCAGCTTCGTTTCGTCCATAATAATTCATTGGGATTAGCTTATATTGATCATATCAAAATTAATAGTGAACTGGGGGTAATGGCGGTACATGATTCTAAAGAAAACACTAAGGAAATTGCGGTTTATCCTAACCCCGCCCATGATTTTATCAATATTAATACAGTTGCCAAAGTAAAAAGTATTGACCTCTATGACGAGACAGGAAAACTCATAAAGACGGAAATAAACAACAATAAAATAGAGGTAAAAGGCTTAAGCGCAGGAATATATAGTGTCAATGTTAAAACCGAAGGAGGAAATTTTACAGAAAAAGTGATCATCCGCTAA
- a CDS encoding dipeptidase has translation MQETLNYINENKQRFVDELFELLRIPSISADPAYKDDVLKCADVVAAHLKNAGADNVEVCQTKGYPIVFGEKILDKSLPTVLVYGHYDVQPADPLELWTKPPFEPYIEKTELHPEGAIFARGSADDKGQFFMHLKAFEAMMKTNALPCNVKFILEGEEEVGSVSLGDWVNENREKLACDCILISDTHIYSNEQPTVTTGLRGLSYVEVEVEGPNRDLHSGLYGGAVPNPIHVLSRMIANLIDENGHITIDGFYDNVETVSDAERAEMNKLKDNPEEFKKSIGLSNIEGEKGYTTLERTSIRPTLDCNGIWGGYTGEGAKTVIPSKAFAKISMRLVPYQTPQEITEKFTKYFEKIAPDTVKVKVTPHHGGMPYVLPTNTKEFAAAKQAMESAFGKEVLPYRGGGSIPITAMFEQVLGAKSVLMGFGLDSDAIHSPNEHYGLFNFYKGIESIPLFFENYSK, from the coding sequence ATGCAAGAGACATTAAATTACATCAACGAAAACAAACAACGTTTCGTGGATGAATTATTTGAGTTATTGAGAATTCCTTCTATTTCTGCAGATCCGGCGTATAAAGATGACGTTTTGAAATGTGCAGATGTAGTAGCGGCACACCTTAAGAATGCTGGAGCTGACAATGTTGAAGTTTGCCAGACAAAAGGATATCCAATTGTTTTCGGGGAGAAAATTTTAGATAAAAGCTTACCTACAGTATTGGTATACGGACACTACGATGTTCAGCCGGCAGATCCGTTGGAATTATGGACAAAGCCACCTTTTGAGCCTTATATTGAAAAAACTGAATTACACCCTGAAGGAGCTATCTTCGCAAGAGGTTCTGCTGATGATAAAGGACAGTTCTTCATGCATCTGAAGGCTTTTGAGGCCATGATGAAAACCAATGCTCTTCCTTGCAATGTTAAATTTATCTTAGAAGGAGAAGAAGAAGTGGGTTCTGTAAGCTTGGGAGACTGGGTAAACGAGAACAGGGAGAAATTAGCTTGTGATTGTATCTTAATTTCGGATACCCATATTTACAGCAATGAGCAACCTACTGTAACAACTGGTTTAAGAGGTTTAAGCTATGTAGAAGTAGAAGTGGAAGGTCCAAACAGAGACTTGCACTCAGGTCTTTACGGCGGAGCGGTTCCAAATCCTATCCATGTTCTTTCGAGAATGATCGCTAATCTGATTGATGAAAACGGTCATATCACTATTGATGGGTTCTACGACAATGTAGAAACTGTTTCAGATGCCGAAAGAGCTGAAATGAACAAATTGAAAGACAATCCGGAAGAATTCAAAAAATCAATCGGATTAAGTAATATTGAAGGTGAAAAAGGATATACTACTTTAGAAAGAACTTCTATCCGTCCTACTTTAGACTGCAACGGAATCTGGGGTGGTTACACAGGAGAAGGAGCTAAAACTGTAATTCCTTCAAAAGCTTTTGCTAAAATTTCAATGCGTCTGGTTCCTTACCAGACTCCTCAGGAAATCACGGAAAAGTTCACGAAATATTTTGAAAAAATCGCTCCGGATACAGTAAAAGTAAAAGTAACTCCTCACCATGGAGGAATGCCGTACGTTTTACCAACCAATACAAAAGAATTTGCTGCTGCGAAACAGGCAATGGAATCTGCGTTTGGAAAAGAGGTGCTTCCATACAGAGGAGGAGGAAGTATTCCGATTACAGCCATGTTTGAGCAGGTTTTAGGAGCTAAGTCTGTATTGATGGGATTCGGATTGGATTCTGATGCGATCCACTCTCCAAACGAGCATTATGGGCTGTTCAATTTCTATAAAGGGATTGAAAGTATTCCATTGTTCTTTGAGAATTATTCAAAGTAA
- a CDS encoding DinB family protein, producing MKEKLIDLFEYTHHFNAEMIKVISENRELINDKTVSLINHTFNAQQIWNARILGEETFEVWQINPFESLEEINHKNFLKSIDIISNLDLDKRIEYQNSRGTKFENTIFEMLFHAVNHSTYHRGQINSLLKQNGITPVAADYIFYKR from the coding sequence ATGAAAGAAAAACTGATAGATTTATTTGAATATACCCATCATTTCAACGCTGAGATGATTAAAGTTATTTCTGAAAACAGAGAGCTTATTAACGATAAAACGGTCAGTTTGATAAATCATACCTTTAATGCACAACAGATCTGGAATGCCCGGATATTGGGAGAGGAAACCTTTGAAGTATGGCAGATCAATCCCTTTGAATCCCTGGAGGAGATTAATCATAAGAATTTTCTTAAAAGTATTGACATTATCAGTAATCTTGATTTGGATAAAAGAATAGAATATCAGAATTCAAGAGGGACAAAGTTTGAAAACACTATTTTTGAAATGCTTTTTCATGCCGTCAATCACTCCACGTATCACAGAGGACAAATCAATTCTTTGCTTAAGCAAAACGGTATAACTCCGGTAGCGGCTGATTATATTTTTTATAAGAGATAA
- a CDS encoding SDR family oxidoreductase, with translation MSDHKTAYITGGTKGIGFGIAKILLENGISVAFSGRKREDVMKAEEELKQYSENVLGIVSDVRSLESEQEAVKYTVEKFGRLDYVIANAGLGIFKPVDELTAAEWNDMIETNLTGVFYTLKASVEELKKTEGYYITISSLAGANFFENGTGYNASKFGVVGFTQAAMIDLRKYNIKSTVIMPGSVATHFNGNIPSEKDSWKIQPEDMGNLVLDILKMNPRVLPSKIEFRATKPAK, from the coding sequence ATGTCAGATCATAAAACAGCTTATATAACAGGCGGAACCAAAGGAATAGGTTTCGGGATTGCGAAAATTTTACTTGAAAATGGTATTTCTGTAGCATTTTCAGGAAGAAAAAGAGAAGATGTGATGAAGGCGGAAGAAGAACTTAAGCAATATTCAGAAAATGTTTTGGGAATTGTTTCTGATGTAAGAAGCTTGGAAAGCGAACAGGAAGCTGTAAAATATACCGTTGAAAAGTTCGGAAGGCTGGATTATGTTATTGCTAATGCAGGATTAGGGATTTTTAAGCCCGTAGATGAACTTACCGCAGCAGAATGGAATGATATGATAGAAACCAATCTTACAGGGGTTTTCTATACTTTAAAAGCCTCTGTAGAAGAGTTGAAAAAGACAGAAGGCTACTATATTACCATTTCCAGTCTTGCAGGTGCCAATTTCTTTGAAAACGGAACTGGATACAATGCTTCCAAATTCGGAGTGGTAGGTTTCACTCAGGCTGCCATGATCGATTTAAGAAAATACAATATTAAATCTACTGTAATTATGCCTGGATCAGTAGCCACTCATTTTAATGGAAATATTCCGTCTGAAAAGGACAGTTGGAAGATCCAGCCTGAAGATATGGGGAATCTTGTACTGGATATTTTAAAGATGAACCCAAGGGTTTTGCCGAGTAAAATAGAGTTTAGGGCAACAAAACCAGCGAAGTAA
- a CDS encoding bifunctional nuclease family protein — MDYKQLIIRGISYSQTQSGAYALLLEHEETHIKLPVVIGNFEAQSISLGLEKDIHPPRPLTHDLFTKFIVSANYELISVIIYQIVDGVFFSNINFKNKVTEEELILDARTSDAVAMAVRFDAPIFTTQQVLNEAGILLELEDVSKEDQSFSETVQTEDNLKSLSMEELQKLLDEAVKEEDYDTALEIQEEIKRRKKKID; from the coding sequence ATGGATTATAAGCAGCTAATTATTCGCGGAATATCGTACAGCCAGACCCAGTCGGGGGCGTACGCATTGTTACTGGAACATGAAGAAACACACATAAAATTACCTGTTGTTATAGGAAATTTCGAAGCCCAGTCTATCTCTCTTGGACTGGAAAAAGATATTCATCCACCGCGTCCTCTTACTCATGATTTATTTACAAAATTTATAGTTTCTGCCAATTATGAGTTAATTTCTGTCATCATCTATCAGATTGTAGACGGAGTTTTCTTCTCCAATATCAACTTTAAAAATAAAGTAACAGAAGAAGAACTGATCCTTGATGCCAGAACTTCCGATGCTGTTGCCATGGCCGTAAGATTTGACGCGCCTATATTTACAACACAGCAGGTTTTAAATGAAGCCGGAATTTTACTGGAACTGGAAGATGTTTCAAAAGAAGATCAATCTTTCTCAGAAACTGTACAGACAGAAGATAACTTAAAATCTCTTTCAATGGAAGAACTTCAGAAATTATTGGATGAAGCCGTTAAAGAAGAAGACTATGATACCGCCCTTGAAATCCAGGAAGAAATCAAGAGGAGGAAAAAGAAAATTGACTAA
- a CDS encoding electron transfer flavoprotein subunit beta/FixA family protein — MKILVCISSVPDTTSKINFTADKSAFDKNGIQWVINPLDEFALTKAVKLQESQGATVTVINVGDAATEPVIRKALAIGANDAVRVNLDPKDSYSTAKEIAAVAQNGGYDLILCGKESIDYNGGSVPGMVAQLLNQPFVNASVGLDVNGSEATAVREIEGGKETISVKLPAVIAGQKGLVDEKDLIIPNMRGIMSARTKPLQVVEPSSSEVKVQGVSYDSVPPRAAVKMVSPDNLDELVRLLHEEAKVI; from the coding sequence ATGAAAATATTAGTTTGTATTAGTAGTGTTCCGGATACTACTTCCAAAATTAACTTTACAGCAGACAAATCTGCTTTCGACAAAAACGGAATTCAGTGGGTAATTAATCCTCTAGACGAATTTGCGTTGACAAAAGCGGTTAAACTTCAGGAATCTCAGGGAGCAACAGTAACGGTAATCAACGTAGGTGATGCTGCTACAGAACCTGTAATCAGAAAAGCTTTGGCAATTGGAGCTAACGATGCTGTAAGAGTAAATCTTGACCCGAAAGACAGCTATTCTACAGCAAAAGAAATTGCAGCTGTAGCTCAAAACGGAGGATATGATCTTATCCTGTGCGGAAAAGAATCGATCGATTATAACGGAGGTTCTGTTCCGGGAATGGTAGCTCAGTTATTAAACCAACCTTTCGTAAACGCTTCTGTAGGATTAGACGTTAACGGAAGTGAAGCTACAGCAGTAAGAGAAATTGAAGGAGGAAAAGAAACTATTTCAGTAAAATTACCGGCAGTTATTGCAGGTCAGAAAGGATTGGTAGATGAAAAAGATCTTATCATCCCAAATATGAGAGGAATTATGTCTGCAAGAACAAAACCTTTGCAGGTAGTAGAGCCTTCTTCCTCAGAAGTAAAAGTTCAGGGTGTATCTTATGACAGCGTTCCGCCAAGAGCTGCTGTGAAAATGGTTTCTCCTGATAATCTGGATGAATTGGTAAGATTACTTCACGAAGAAGCTAAAGTAATCTAA
- a CDS encoding T9SS type A sorting domain-containing protein yields the protein MKKLYIFAISLISISSFAQQTISFEASEGYTAGNINGQQGWVTTNDGGVPPVYITTQLVSSEIASQGSNSFKITPDPAYGPQQSPVMGGFYTFTTPLTYNSFTQSFDVRLTQKSTSSSDFVFRTVSTTGAGGIVTYIDFSYDGSILLATAGSGNLVNTNQTWNANTWYRVKIVSTATGIQYFLNDALIYTGQPFSNNNINRMDFVHDNYGGSAYIDNIKINNEAALSTKDAVKNDVKLSIYPNPATEVIKITTPNKIKHVEVYDMSGKRVDATLNGDQVNVRNLSAGTYLLNVETEGRNFTEKFIKK from the coding sequence ATGAAGAAACTTTACATTTTCGCAATTTCGTTGATTTCAATATCATCTTTTGCCCAGCAGACCATTTCTTTTGAAGCCAGTGAAGGATATACAGCAGGGAACATTAATGGACAGCAGGGTTGGGTTACTACCAATGATGGAGGAGTACCGCCGGTATATATAACAACCCAATTGGTGTCATCTGAAATAGCAAGCCAGGGATCAAATAGTTTTAAAATCACTCCGGATCCAGCGTATGGGCCGCAACAGAGCCCGGTAATGGGTGGCTTTTATACCTTTACGACACCCCTGACATATAACAGCTTTACACAGTCATTTGATGTAAGACTTACCCAAAAAAGTACATCCAGTTCAGATTTTGTTTTTAGAACAGTAAGTACAACAGGAGCTGGAGGAATTGTTACCTATATCGATTTTTCTTATGACGGAAGTATTTTACTCGCTACAGCAGGATCCGGTAATCTGGTTAATACCAACCAGACCTGGAATGCCAATACCTGGTACAGGGTAAAAATAGTTTCTACGGCTACAGGAATCCAATATTTCCTGAACGATGCTCTAATCTATACAGGACAGCCATTCAGTAATAATAATATTAACAGAATGGATTTTGTACATGACAACTATGGAGGTTCGGCCTATATCGATAATATTAAAATCAATAATGAAGCAGCGTTATCTACGAAAGATGCCGTTAAAAATGATGTGAAACTGTCCATCTATCCAAACCCTGCTACTGAGGTTATAAAAATCACAACTCCTAACAAAATTAAACATGTTGAAGTATATGATATGTCCGGAAAAAGAGTGGATGCAACACTCAATGGCGATCAGGTAAACGTTAGAAATCTATCTGCCGGAACTTATTTATTGAATGTGGAAACAGAAGGAAGAAACTTTACAGAGAAGTTCATCAAAAAATAA
- a CDS encoding GxxExxY protein, which yields MKENEISFYIRKSIFSVYNELGLGLLEKVYEKVLACELENNGLKVKTQVPMKVKFRDIIIDSGFVADIIVEDKIIIEVKAVTEIANIHHQQLLTYLKLTGLKLGILVNFNTDFISKSIFRKVRGNLD from the coding sequence ATGAAAGAAAATGAGATAAGTTTTTATATCAGAAAATCTATATTTTCTGTTTATAATGAACTTGGACTAGGTTTATTGGAAAAAGTTTATGAGAAGGTTCTGGCTTGCGAATTGGAAAATAATGGTTTAAAAGTGAAGACTCAGGTTCCGATGAAGGTTAAATTTAGGGATATTATTATTGATTCTGGTTTTGTTGCCGATATAATTGTTGAAGATAAAATTATTATAGAAGTAAAAGCCGTAACGGAAATAGCAAATATTCATCATCAACAGTTGTTAACCTATTTAAAGTTAACAGGATTGAAATTAGGAATTTTGGTAAACTTTAATACTGATTTTATCAGTAAAAGTATTTTTCGGAAAGTAAGAGGGAATTTAGACTAA
- a CDS encoding nucleoside permease, giving the protein MNLKLRLTILSFLQFFVWGAWLITMANFWFGTKHWDGTQFGAVFGTMGIASIFMPTITGIIADRWVNAERIFSVLHILYGVILFILPHSADPNSFFSVMLVAMCFYMPTIALANSISYTILKNNNLDVVKDFPPIRVWGTIGFIVAMWITNLSGNKATEGQFYIGGVVAIFLGIYALTLPKCPPQKLIDKNSPLSEQLGLNAFKLFGNYKMALFFMFSMLLGAALQLTNAYGDVFLSEFANFPKYADSFVVQRSTIIMSISQVSETLFILAIPFFLKKFGIKKVMLMSMLAWVLRFGFFAYGVPDGFGLSLIILSCIVYGMAFDFFNISGSLFVETTTDKKIRSSAQGLFMMMTNGFGAVFGSYAAGWAIDKFFTHKFSTASDLSAYLQTTPDNPTFLDILKKSFNAAVNSDGTLSSVVMVKDWQQIWLSFAIYALILAVFFAVLFKHKHNPEDVSSVKH; this is encoded by the coding sequence ATGAATTTAAAATTACGACTGACCATCCTCAGTTTTCTCCAGTTTTTTGTTTGGGGAGCCTGGCTGATTACGATGGCAAACTTCTGGTTTGGTACAAAGCATTGGGACGGAACTCAGTTTGGAGCTGTGTTCGGAACAATGGGAATTGCTTCCATCTTTATGCCAACCATTACTGGAATTATTGCTGACCGCTGGGTAAATGCGGAGCGCATATTTTCAGTATTACACATTCTTTATGGGGTTATTCTTTTTATACTGCCTCATTCTGCAGATCCGAATTCCTTCTTTTCGGTAATGCTTGTAGCCATGTGTTTCTACATGCCTACCATCGCATTGGCCAATTCAATTTCTTATACAATCCTGAAAAATAACAATCTGGATGTAGTGAAAGACTTTCCACCGATTCGTGTATGGGGAACTATTGGTTTTATTGTTGCCATGTGGATCACCAACCTTAGTGGAAATAAAGCAACAGAAGGTCAGTTTTATATCGGAGGTGTTGTAGCAATTTTCTTAGGAATTTATGCCCTTACACTTCCAAAATGCCCACCACAAAAGCTGATTGATAAAAACTCTCCATTATCTGAACAGTTAGGCTTAAATGCTTTCAAGCTTTTCGGAAACTATAAAATGGCATTATTCTTTATGTTTTCAATGCTTTTGGGTGCTGCGCTTCAGCTTACCAATGCCTATGGTGATGTATTCTTAAGTGAATTTGCTAATTTCCCTAAATATGCAGACTCATTCGTGGTACAGAGATCTACCATCATTATGTCAATTTCCCAAGTTTCAGAAACCCTGTTTATTTTGGCAATTCCTTTCTTCCTGAAGAAATTCGGAATTAAAAAAGTAATGCTGATGTCTATGCTGGCCTGGGTGTTAAGATTCGGTTTCTTTGCTTATGGGGTACCGGACGGATTTGGACTTTCATTGATCATTCTTTCATGTATTGTGTACGGAATGGCCTTTGATTTCTTCAATATCTCAGGATCACTCTTTGTGGAAACAACTACCGATAAAAAGATACGTTCTTCAGCTCAGGGATTATTTATGATGATGACGAACGGTTTTGGAGCTGTTTTTGGAAGTTATGCTGCAGGATGGGCTATTGATAAGTTCTTTACCCATAAGTTTTCTACGGCTTCAGATCTTTCTGCTTATCTGCAAACGACACCTGATAATCCTACATTCCTGGATATTTTAAAGAAGAGTTTCAACGCAGCTGTGAATTCAGATGGAACTCTTTCCTCTGTGGTGATGGTAAAAGACTGGCAGCAGATATGGCTTTCTTTCGCAATCTATGCATTAATACTGGCTGTTTTCTTTGCGGTATTGTTCAAGCATAAACATAACCCGGAAGATGTTTCATCAGTTAAACATTAA
- a CDS encoding class I SAM-dependent methyltransferase, protein MVKLINKEIQNYISANLKTDLHTLLLKKSPFPEVSMQEIVQQIKGKQVAERKFPFLLKEGILFPPQLNLEQSSSEKTALYKSEILKGKKFIDLTSGFGIDAYYLSQNFDDITLVEQNTALLNIVENNWNILGRKAKFFNRKLEDFLDENQEYFDVVYLDPARRDQQKNKVFLLEDLSPDILEIQGKLRAISGQVVVKLSPLIDLKYLVSVLPGITRIDVIALKNDVKEVVVFLSNENTDKIICNCVNLESGEETFTFRFGEEETAESEYSEPEKYIYIPNHSILKAGAFNLISLKFGLKKLHPNSHLYTSTEKIENFPGRILEMESVDSKSIKKKGQFNIIAKNYPLKPEEIKKKYGLKDGGDQYLIFTQSKKGKIILKSV, encoded by the coding sequence GTGGTTAAATTAATAAATAAGGAAATCCAAAACTACATCAGTGCAAATCTGAAAACAGATTTACATACGCTATTATTGAAAAAATCACCATTTCCGGAGGTTTCTATGCAGGAAATTGTACAGCAGATCAAGGGAAAACAAGTTGCAGAAAGAAAATTTCCGTTTCTTTTAAAAGAAGGTATTCTTTTTCCACCACAGCTTAATCTGGAACAGTCATCATCAGAAAAAACAGCGCTTTATAAATCTGAAATTCTGAAAGGAAAGAAATTCATTGATCTTACAAGCGGTTTTGGTATTGATGCTTATTATCTCTCCCAAAATTTTGACGATATCACTTTGGTAGAACAAAATACCGCGCTTTTAAATATTGTTGAAAATAACTGGAACATCCTGGGCCGTAAGGCAAAATTTTTCAACAGAAAACTCGAAGATTTTCTGGATGAAAATCAGGAATATTTCGATGTTGTTTATCTTGATCCGGCAAGGAGAGACCAGCAAAAGAACAAAGTTTTTCTTTTAGAAGACCTGTCACCTGATATTCTTGAAATTCAGGGAAAATTACGGGCTATTTCCGGTCAGGTAGTTGTTAAACTGTCACCTCTTATTGATCTTAAATATCTTGTCTCTGTGCTGCCCGGTATTACAAGAATTGATGTTATTGCCCTCAAAAATGATGTGAAAGAAGTTGTCGTATTTCTCTCCAACGAAAATACGGATAAGATCATCTGTAATTGTGTGAACCTTGAAAGCGGAGAAGAGACTTTTACATTCAGATTTGGGGAAGAAGAAACTGCGGAATCGGAATATTCCGAACCGGAAAAATACATTTATATTCCCAATCATTCTATTTTGAAGGCGGGAGCTTTTAATTTGATTTCCCTGAAATTCGGATTGAAAAAACTTCACCCCAACAGCCATCTTTACACTTCTACTGAAAAGATTGAAAATTTTCCGGGAAGGATTTTGGAAATGGAATCTGTTGATTCTAAAAGTATTAAAAAGAAAGGACAGTTTAATATCATTGCAAAAAATTACCCTTTAAAACCTGAAGAAATCAAAAAGAAATACGGTTTAAAAGACGGAGGAGATCAGTATCTTATTTTTACCCAATCCAAAAAAGGGAAAATAATATTAAAATCAGTATAA
- a CDS encoding electron transfer flavoprotein subunit alpha/FixB family protein, which translates to MAVFVYAENINGVYKKAAFEAVSYAKAIADKAGDTVTAISVNPTDSSDLLYKYGASNVINIKDEGLKNFSAKAFAQAVSEVADGNIIVFPHTTDASSVAPMLAVMKNYSLITNALETPESLSPFQVKRRAFSGKGFMHAKAEGNGVIVTVSQNAFGVKENAVSGSEEVKNLSVANEDTKVISHEQSSGKLDLKEAEIVVSAGRGMKGPENWGMIEDLANVLGAATACSKPVSDIGWRPHTEHVGQTGKAISPNLYVAVGISGAIQHLAGVNSSKTIVVINSDPEAPFFKSADYGVVGDAFQIIPALTEKIKAIKG; encoded by the coding sequence ATGGCAGTATTCGTATACGCAGAAAATATAAACGGAGTTTACAAAAAAGCAGCTTTCGAAGCAGTTTCTTATGCTAAAGCTATTGCTGATAAAGCGGGAGATACCGTTACGGCAATCTCTGTAAACCCAACTGATTCTTCAGATTTATTATACAAATATGGAGCATCAAACGTTATCAATATCAAAGACGAAGGTCTTAAAAATTTCTCAGCAAAAGCATTTGCACAGGCTGTAAGTGAAGTAGCAGACGGAAATATTATCGTTTTCCCTCACACTACTGACGCTTCTTCCGTAGCTCCTATGCTTGCTGTAATGAAGAACTATTCTTTAATTACCAATGCATTGGAAACTCCAGAAAGCCTTTCTCCTTTCCAGGTAAAAAGAAGAGCATTCTCAGGAAAAGGTTTCATGCATGCAAAAGCAGAAGGAAACGGAGTAATCGTTACTGTTTCTCAAAACGCTTTCGGTGTTAAAGAAAATGCAGTATCAGGTTCAGAAGAAGTGAAAAACTTATCTGTTGCCAATGAAGATACTAAAGTGATTTCTCACGAGCAGAGTTCTGGTAAATTAGACCTTAAAGAAGCTGAAATTGTTGTTTCTGCAGGTAGAGGTATGAAAGGACCTGAAAACTGGGGAATGATTGAAGATCTGGCAAACGTTTTAGGAGCAGCTACAGCATGTTCCAAGCCGGTTTCTGATATCGGATGGAGACCTCACACAGAACACGTAGGACAAACAGGTAAAGCAATTTCTCCGAATCTTTACGTTGCAGTAGGAATTTCAGGAGCGATTCAGCACCTTGCGGGAGTTAACTCTTCAAAAACTATCGTAGTAATCAACAGTGATCCTGAAGCACCATTCTTCAAGTCTGCTGACTACGGAGTAGTAGGAGATGCTTTCCAGATTATTCCTGCATTAACAGAGAAAATTAAAGCAATAAAAGGATAA